Within the Thermus oshimai DSM 12092 genome, the region CTGGTGCGGCAGGGCCTGGTCTGGCTCCACGCCGAGGAGGGGGAAGGCCTCACCTTGAGCCTTCTCGGCCCGGGGGACCTCTTCGGGGAGGAGGCCCTGGTGGGGGGGCTTCGCCGGGGCCTTTCCGCCCAGGCCCTGGCCTACACCGAGCTCCTCTTCGGGGAGAGGAAGGAGGTGGAGGCCCTAAGGGCCCGCTTCCCCGAGGTGAACGCCTTTCTGCTGGAAGCCCTTTATAAACGCCTCAAAGCCATGGAGGCGCGCTTCTTTGAGCTCCGCTTCCCCGTGGCCCAGCGCCTGGCCCGCCTCCTCCTCCGCCTGGGGGCGGAGGGGGAGGTCCTCTTCTCCCACCAGGACCTGGCCCGCATGGTGGGGGCCACCCGGGAGACGGTGACCAAGCTCCTGGGGGAGTGGGCCTTGGCGGGGGTATTGGACCTGGGCTACCGCCGGCTGGAGATCAAGGACCGGGAGGCCCTTGCCCGGTTGGCGGAGGCGCTATAAGGTTTGTAGCATGCAGGACCTCGCCGCTCGCCTTGGCCTGCCCTCGGGGGAAGAGGCCCTACGGGCCCGCCTGGGGCGGAGGGGCCACCCGGGGCTCCTTCCCGCCTTTTCCGCCTACCTCCGCCGCCTGGGGGCGCCTTCCTCGGTCCTGGAGGCCCTTAGGCGCCTGGAGGTGGGCGCGGTGGTGGCGGGCCAGCAGGCGGGGCTTTTGGGCGGCCCCGCCCTCACCTTCTACAAGGCCCACACCGCCCTGCGCCTGGCGGAGGGGGTGGGGGCGGCGGGGGTCTTCTGGATTGCCTCCCAGGACCACGACGTGGAGGAGGTGCGCCACCTCCACCTCCTCCGGGAGGAGCGCCTCGAAACCCTCTCCCTTCCCCTTCCCCCCCTGCCCGCGGGGCGCCTTCCCCTGGCCCCCTACCGGGAGGCCCTGCGGGCCTTCCTGGGCCCTTGGGCGGAGGAGGAGCGGGTGGCCTGGGCCCTGGAGGCCGAGACCCTTTCGGAGTTCTTCGCCCGGGTCCTCCTGGCCTTCCTGGGGGAGCGGGGCCTCCTCCCCTTTGACCCCATGGCCCCCGAGCTTGCCCCCCTCTTCCTCCCCGCCCTGGAGCGGGAGCTGGAAGACCCTTTGGGGAGCGCCCAGGCCATCAACCGGGAGGCGGAGCGCCTTAGGGCCTTAGGGGAAAAGCCCGCCCTGATGCGCAAGCCGGGGGCCACCAACCTCTTCCTGGAAACCGATGCCCGCCGCCTCCTCCACTACCAGGGGGGGCTTTTCACCGACGGGGTGCGCACCTACACCCGCA harbors:
- a CDS encoding Crp/Fnr family transcriptional regulator, translated to MFQGLGLEARREAARVFQPLRVRRGEVLYREGDPADGVYLVRQGLVWLHAEEGEGLTLSLLGPGDLFGEEALVGGLRRGLSAQALAYTELLFGERKEVEALRARFPEVNAFLLEALYKRLKAMEARFFELRFPVAQRLARLLLRLGAEGEVLFSHQDLARMVGATRETVTKLLGEWALAGVLDLGYRRLEIKDREALARLAEAL
- the bshC gene encoding bacillithiol biosynthesis cysteine-adding enzyme BshC, giving the protein MQDLAARLGLPSGEEALRARLGRRGHPGLLPAFSAYLRRLGAPSSVLEALRRLEVGAVVAGQQAGLLGGPALTFYKAHTALRLAEGVGAAGVFWIASQDHDVEEVRHLHLLREERLETLSLPLPPLPAGRLPLAPYREALRAFLGPWAEEERVAWALEAETLSEFFARVLLAFLGERGLLPFDPMAPELAPLFLPALERELEDPLGSAQAINREAERLRALGEKPALMRKPGATNLFLETDARRLLHYQGGLFTDGVRTYTRKALWELAQADPSRLTPAAGLRPVFQDLVLPTAGFVVGPNELRYVAELSEVYALYGLSMPALFQRLRALVLEPPVARILGKYGLDPWAFLEEGEGAFLRAVGGRLQAFARFEERLRRLLSEAEALAEEAGALDPTLKRPLLRFRARLGGEGERLLRKALRARLQGDGVLWAHLERLKRHLLPLGLPQERVFPFLQYALRHPVALKRLEEAPALGRALLYL